Sequence from the Mesorhizobium sp. PAMC28654 genome:
GTTCGCAACACCGCCGGGCTCACCGATACGCCGATCATCATGCTGACCTCCGTCGACCAGTCGCTGGCCAACACCAGCTATCGCGATCTCGGCATTGATGCCCAGATGATCAAGCCGGCGCGTTCCTCCGTGCTTCTGGAAACGCTGGTCGCCACCATCCAGCGCCATAGACATACGACAGGGGGCGTCGGCATGCCCGCGGCGAATGCCGGTTCGGGCAGTGTGATGGAGCCGTCGCCGCTTGTAGCGACGTATGGGCGGGCGCTGCTGCAACCGCCGCCAATTCGTCCCCGTCTGCGCGCGGCGGCCGGTGAAGAGCGCCGTCTGGACATCCTTGTCGCCGAGGACAACGAGGTGAACCAGATGGTCTTCACCCAGATTCTCGGCGAAACCGGCTACGGCTTCGAAATCGTCGGCAATGGCCGCAAGGCGCTCGACGCCTATGGCAGGCTTAATCCGCGGATGATCCTGATGGATGTCTCGATGCCCGAGATGAACGGCCTCGAGGCAACGGCCGCCATTCGCAGGCTGGAGGAAGACAACGGCACGCACATCCCCATCGTCGGGGTCACCGCGCACGCCTTGAAGGGCGATCGCGAACGCTGTCTGGAGGCAGGCATGGACGATTACCTGCCCAAGCCGATCAGCCCGCGCGCGCTGCTGGAAAAGGTCGAACGCTGGGTTGGATCGGGCAACGAACGCCAGCGCGACGTCGGGTAAGCAGGCCAGCAGTTCACAGTGTCACGGGCGATCGCGGACGGAACGCCGTGGGACATCGCGCCCCGTTGTTGCCGAATCGAAGACCAAAGCCGGAAGTGGCAGCTTTGGGCCAGATGAGGATTCGTTGTTGCACTTGTGCAAAAGGATATGGTGCGATCGCGCCATATCAAAGCTAAGGTCCAGCCGAGACAATATCTGTATTCGAGTTCCGCTCCTCAGTTACGGGCGGGAGCAGCGACCGCCGGCATCGAACAGCGTCAATCTACCCCAACGGACCTGTTTTCGGCGATGGCTCGGCCAGGACATCTTCTGGCCGAATGCAACGCGCTCCCGCCCGGATTTTCTTTGTCGCGGCGGACGCCCCCGAGCTGGTGGCAAATACCGACTGAAAAAACGCGCAAGCCCATGATTCCCGGGATAAACTCCCGTTCTGTCCGGACGAGCCGACATCGTTCGTTTCCGGTGCCGTCGTGCGGCGTTACCGGGGTGACATGAAACTGTCATGCGACTGTTATAATCGAAGGCTATTGGCCTCAGCGGGCGCTGAAAGGAATGGCGCCAAGAGACCATCTTCCGAACAGGAGCAGGCCACATGAGACATTTCATCCGCTCGGCGGCTGTTGCGATTGCAATGGCCGCGGCGTCTACCCTCACCCTTTCCGCAGCAATGGCCGCGGATCTTTCCGGCGCCGGCTCGACCTTCATCTACCCGGTGTTCGCCAAGTGGGCCGACACCTACAAGAAGGATACCGGCATCGGCCTCAACTACCAGTCGATCGGCTCCGGCGGCGGCATCAAGCAGGTCATCGCCAAGACCGTGACCTTCGGTGCCACCGACAAGCCGATGTCCGACGCAGACCTCGAGAAGAACGGCCTCGTGCAGTTCCCGATGGTCATGGGCGGCATCGTGCCGATCGTCAACCTGACCGGCGTCAAGCCGGGCGAACTCGTCCTTGACGGCAAGACGATCGCGCAGATCTACCTCGGCGCCATCACCACCTGGGACGACGCCGCGATCAAGGCGCTGAACCCGACCCTAACCCTGCCGTCCACCGCCATCGCCGTTGTCCACCGTTCGGACGGTTCCGGTACGACCTTCAACTTCACCGATTATCTGGTCAAGCTGTCGCCTGACTGGAAGGACAAGGTCGGTTCCGACACGGCGGTCGAATGGCCGGTCGGCGTCGGCGCCAAGGGCAGCGAAGGCGTTGCCAACACCGTCAAGCAGACCGACGGCGGCATCGGCTACGTCGAATACGCCTACGCCAAGCAGAACAAGCTGTCCTACTCTAAGATGCTGAATGCCGCCGGCAAGGTCGTCGAGCCGTCGCTCGAATCCTTCGGCGCGGCTGCTTCGAATGCCGACTTCAAGGGCGCGAAGAACTTCAACGTCATCATCACCAACGAGCCGGGCGACGCCACCTGGCCGATCGCGGCTTCGACCTGGGTGCTGATCCACA
This genomic interval carries:
- the pstS gene encoding phosphate ABC transporter substrate-binding protein PstS gives rise to the protein MRHFIRSAAVAIAMAAASTLTLSAAMAADLSGAGSTFIYPVFAKWADTYKKDTGIGLNYQSIGSGGGIKQVIAKTVTFGATDKPMSDADLEKNGLVQFPMVMGGIVPIVNLTGVKPGELVLDGKTIAQIYLGAITTWDDAAIKALNPTLTLPSTAIAVVHRSDGSGTTFNFTDYLVKLSPDWKDKVGSDTAVEWPVGVGAKGSEGVANTVKQTDGGIGYVEYAYAKQNKLSYSKMLNAAGKVVEPSLESFGAAASNADFKGAKNFNVIITNEPGDATWPIAASTWVLIHKAPDDAVATGEALKFFAWAYKDGRDTAKALDYVSIPDNVVDLIKASWKADIKADGKPVFAGE